Sequence from the Actinocatenispora sera genome:
CTTCCACTCGCCGGACTGGCGGTCGAAGGTGCGGGGCGTCGACGCGATGCGGAAGCTCGCCACCGCCGCGCCGGAATTGGTGAACCGCAGCTCAGGGTCGTTGACCAGGTTGCCAACGACCGTGATGACGGTCTCTCCTGCCATGACTCACTCCTCACACTCGGACCCCGAGGGTCGCACCGACGTACGACACAACGAGTGACCGATCGGATATCAGTGAATTTCGGGCCGGAGGACCTTGGTCCGCAGCACCGACTCGTTGAGTCGCAGCTGGCGGTCCAGCTCGGCCACCGCGGCGGGCTCGGCCGACAGGTCGATGACGGCGTAGATGCCCTCGGTCTTCTTGTTGATCTCGTACGCGAGGCGGCGCCGGCCCCACACGTCGGTCTTCTCGACCGATCCGCCCGAATTGCGGATCACGTTCAGGTACTGGTCGAGCGACGG
This genomic interval carries:
- the rpsF gene encoding 30S ribosomal protein S6; protein product: MRHYEVMVILDSDLEERTVAPSLDQYLNVIRNSGGSVEKTDVWGRRRLAYEINKKTEGIYAVIDLSAEPAAVAELDRQLRLNESVLRTKVLRPEIH